One window of Aspergillus oryzae RIB40 DNA, chromosome 3 genomic DNA carries:
- a CDS encoding uncharacterized protein (predicted protein), with protein sequence MTRPTSTRPSSAVSKRPTRTVSSSSRLSSPATIPAVLPTSTVSLSPLLLSYKQDTDEKGEIVLTHPANETSVLPNGTITGLYDSKTSHVGQIFFDQDLISVVEETSPYSTNTQELTTNAVDSILAEEAENIDPFVDAAAFYTEEGGVENENSGMGMGGAAPPSGSGVPSGAAPSGAAPSASASA encoded by the exons ATGACGAGACCAACCTCGACTCGACCTTCCTCCGCGGTCTCCAAAAGACCAACAAGGACGGTATCGTCCAGTTCCAGACTATCTTCCCCGGCCACTATACCGGCCGTGCTACCCACATCCACGGTAAGTCTTTCCCCACTTCTACTATCATATAAGCAAGATACTGATgaaaagggggaaatagTGCTCACCCACCCGGCCAACGAAACCTCCGTGCTGCCCAACGGAACCATCACCGGCCTGTACGACTCCAAGACCTCCCACGTGggccagatcttcttcgaccagGACCTCATCTCCGTCGTCGAAGAAACCTCCCCTTACTCCACCAACACCCAGGAACTGACCACCAACGCTGTGGACTCCATCCTCGCCGAGGAGGCCGAAAACATCGACCCCTTCGTTGA CGCTGCTGCGTTCTACACCGAggagggtggtgttgagaaCGAGAACTCTGGCATGGGTATGGGCGGTGCTGCTCCCCCCAGTGGCTCTGGAGTTCCTTCCGGTGCTGCGCCTTCCGGTGCTGCGCCTTCCGCTAGCGCCTCTGCTTAG
- a CDS encoding uncharacterized protein (predicted protein) has translation MVQLASTLVAGLAGLASVVSAHPGHDVKAEAAERAAFLKNAPLRSRSLDQCATKLRARGQEQRNIARREHAVKNLRRSMGLESRSHFLKARDLDTALNTTHHSTQNVNLETDPNVLFASEATCILAPDVTQGPYCTLPSTSSVNPI, from the exons ATGGTTCAACTCGCTTCCACCCTCGTCGCTGGTCTGGCTGGTCTTGCCAGCGTCGTCTCTGCCCACCCGGGTCACGACGTCaaggctgaggctgccgAGCGCGCCGCTTTCCTGAAGAACGCTCCTCTCCGCTCTCGCAGCCTGGACCAGTGCGCTACGAAGCTGCGTGCCCGCGGCCAGGAGCAGCGCAACATCGCCCGTCGTGAACATGCCGTCAAGAACCTGCGCCGCAGCATGGGCCTGGAGTCCC GCTCCCACTTCCTCAAGGCCAGGGACCTCGACACCgccctcaacaccacccaCCACTCCACCCAGAATGTCAACCTCGAAACCGACCCCAACGTCCTCTTCGCCTCCGAGGCCACCTGTATCCTCGCTCCGGACGTCACCCAGGGACCCTACTGTACGTTGCCATCTACATCCTCGGTCAACCCTATCTAA